The following are encoded together in the Deltaproteobacteria bacterium genome:
- the atpB gene encoding F0F1 ATP synthase subunit A has translation MDHGITWLNFLPGYQQIEAYLQSTGVGLISGRPVLFQHVAAALLVGLILLLVGSRARTQLNSAEGGGVVPEAGISVRNIIEMFLEAVYGQMKAIIGPEASRYFPVIATLALYILICNLMGLIPGFLPPTDNWNTTFACAFFVFIYYNYHGLRVNGIHHIAHMANPVGESWGWFLAPLMFPIEIVSHIARPFSLGVRLATNMIGDHAVLGAFIGLVPILVPIPFLALGLLVCCVQTMVFVLLSIIYIALAVEEAHHDDHHHEGAGAHA, from the coding sequence ATGGACCACGGCATTACCTGGCTAAATTTTCTTCCCGGATACCAGCAGATTGAAGCTTATCTTCAGTCAACAGGTGTTGGTCTCATTTCAGGCCGACCTGTTTTGTTTCAGCACGTTGCTGCAGCGCTACTGGTTGGACTGATTCTACTTTTGGTTGGCAGCCGCGCACGCACCCAGCTCAATTCAGCTGAAGGCGGCGGCGTCGTTCCTGAAGCAGGCATTTCTGTCCGTAACATCATCGAGATGTTTCTAGAAGCTGTTTACGGACAAATGAAGGCCATCATCGGACCTGAAGCAAGTCGTTACTTCCCAGTAATTGCAACACTTGCTCTCTACATCCTGATTTGTAACCTCATGGGTTTGATTCCTGGATTTCTTCCGCCAACGGATAACTGGAACACAACATTTGCCTGTGCCTTCTTCGTTTTCATTTATTACAACTACCACGGCCTACGTGTGAACGGCATTCATCACATTGCCCACATGGCGAACCCTGTAGGCGAGAGCTGGGGCTGGTTCCTTGCACCGCTTATGTTCCCAATTGAAATCGTATCGCACATCGCGCGGCCATTTAGCCTCGGTGTTCGATTGGCAACCAACATGATTGGTGACCACGCTGTACTTGGTGCGTTCATTGGCCTCGTTCCAATTCTTGTTCCGATTCCATTCTTGGCTCTCGGACTTCTTGTTTGCTGCGTGCAGACTATGGTTTTCGTTCTCTTGAGCATCATCTACATCGCGCTTGCGGTTGAAGAAGCGCATCACGACGATCACCACCATGAAGGAGCAGGCGCACACGCCTAA